From Cellulomonas dongxiuzhuiae, the proteins below share one genomic window:
- a CDS encoding siderophore-interacting protein, whose protein sequence is MSTTGPSVLPPAPRRPAPVLAEVVRTARLTPHLVRVVLGGPGLDAFATPPCADSYVKLGFLPAGALDDCPSAPDGRVDLPALQATLPAGVQVRQRAYTVRTWDDATRELTLDVVVHGDEGLAGPWAAAAQPGDRVLVHGPGGAWDPRTDVDAHLLVGDASALPAVAVALERLPADAVGAAFVEVHGPDDELDLTGPAGVEVHWLHHGERPVGSTLPDAVRAWPWPVGRVGAFVHGEAGAVKELRAHLRVDHRVARGDLSISGYWRLGADDEGWRADKRAWNAQIEQAEAAAGLD, encoded by the coding sequence ATGAGCACCACCGGGCCGAGCGTCCTCCCCCCTGCACCGCGGCGGCCCGCCCCCGTCCTCGCGGAGGTCGTCCGGACGGCGCGGCTCACGCCGCACCTCGTCCGGGTCGTCCTCGGCGGCCCGGGCCTGGACGCGTTCGCGACGCCGCCGTGCGCCGACTCCTACGTCAAGCTCGGCTTCCTGCCGGCCGGCGCCCTGGACGACTGCCCGTCGGCCCCCGACGGCCGCGTGGACCTCCCGGCCCTGCAGGCGACCCTGCCCGCCGGGGTGCAGGTGCGGCAGCGCGCCTACACCGTCCGCACGTGGGACGACGCCACGCGCGAGCTGACCCTGGACGTCGTCGTGCACGGCGACGAGGGCCTCGCCGGGCCGTGGGCCGCGGCGGCGCAACCGGGCGACCGTGTGCTCGTCCACGGACCGGGCGGTGCGTGGGACCCCCGGACCGACGTCGACGCGCACCTGCTGGTCGGCGACGCGAGTGCGTTGCCCGCCGTGGCCGTGGCGCTCGAGCGGCTGCCGGCGGACGCGGTCGGTGCGGCGTTCGTCGAGGTCCACGGGCCGGACGACGAGCTGGACCTCACCGGCCCCGCGGGGGTCGAGGTGCACTGGCTGCACCACGGCGAGCGACCGGTCGGCTCGACGCTCCCCGACGCCGTCCGCGCCTGGCCGTGGCCCGTCGGCCGGGTCGGCGCCTTCGTCCACGGCGAGGCGGGTGCGGTCAAGGAGCTGCGCGCCCACCTGCGCGTCGACCACCGCGTCGCGCGCGGCGACCTGTCGATCTCCGGCTACTGGCGTCTCGGCGCCGACGACGAGGGCTGGCGCGCGGACAAGCGCGCCTGGAACGCGCAGATCGAGCAGGCGGAGGCTGCGGCCGGGCTCGACTGA
- a CDS encoding YciI family protein codes for MPQYLLIVDFQPGTDPAPMQEWDPADVQAHLDHYGALNDELRANGELTGLVVLDGPDVARVVRSDGRAGTTVTEGPFTEFSEWVAGFQVVDVASLDRALEIAARVSAAPGRGGVPLGQPVQVRRVLDDGPSDAEAMTRWLRDTARGDGEAGAAGRPNG; via the coding sequence ATGCCGCAGTACCTGCTGATCGTGGACTTCCAGCCCGGCACCGACCCCGCACCGATGCAGGAGTGGGACCCGGCGGACGTGCAGGCGCACCTCGACCACTACGGCGCCCTCAACGACGAGCTGCGCGCGAACGGCGAGCTCACGGGCCTCGTGGTGCTCGACGGGCCCGACGTCGCCCGCGTCGTGCGCTCCGACGGGCGCGCGGGCACGACCGTCACCGAGGGCCCGTTCACCGAGTTCTCCGAGTGGGTGGCCGGGTTCCAGGTCGTCGACGTCGCGTCGCTGGACCGCGCGCTCGAGATCGCGGCCCGCGTCTCGGCCGCACCGGGCCGCGGCGGTGTCCCCCTGGGCCAGCCCGTGCAAGTGCGGCGGGTCCTCGACGACGGGCCGTCGGACGCCGAGGCGATGACGCGGTGGCTGCGGGACACCGCGCGCGGTGACGGCGAGGCCGGTGCAGCGGGACGTCCGAACGGGTGA